A DNA window from Comamonas sp. 26 contains the following coding sequences:
- a CDS encoding transglutaminase-like cysteine peptidase has translation MLVFGSGMLGALALQARSDAVALDFDEGRLQSSMQSRYGAAGVQRLGQWLAMLKAQKSRPLSQQLPAVNEFWNRAVVQTDDSMLWAQPDYWATPLETLGKGAGDCEDYVIGKYFSLLRLGVPGDKLRLIYVRARMGGVGSTQSIAHMVLGYYEAPTGEPLVLDSMVDFLLPSSQRKDLTPVFSFNAQGVYVGGAQPSSVDRITRWRDLLKRMKQEGFLP, from the coding sequence ATGCTTGTGTTCGGCTCGGGAATGCTGGGCGCTTTGGCATTGCAGGCAAGGTCGGATGCCGTTGCCCTGGATTTTGACGAAGGGCGTTTGCAGAGCAGTATGCAGTCCCGTTATGGCGCGGCAGGTGTGCAGCGACTGGGCCAGTGGCTGGCGATGCTGAAGGCCCAGAAAAGCAGACCGTTGTCGCAGCAGTTGCCTGCCGTCAATGAATTCTGGAATCGCGCTGTGGTGCAGACAGATGACAGCATGCTCTGGGCACAGCCGGATTACTGGGCGACGCCGCTGGAGACGTTGGGCAAGGGCGCGGGCGATTGCGAGGACTATGTGATTGGCAAATATTTTTCGCTGCTGCGGCTTGGGGTGCCAGGGGACAAATTGCGGCTGATCTATGTCCGGGCGCGCATGGGCGGGGTGGGCAGCACGCAAAGCATTGCACATATGGTGCTGGGTTACTACGAGGCGCCCACGGGCGAGCCGCTGGTGCTGGACAGCATGGTGGATTTTTTGCTGCCATCCAGCCAGCGTAAGGATCTGACGCCTGTTTTTAGTTTTAACGCGCAAGGGGTTTATGTGGGGGGGGCGCAGCCTTCGTCGGTAGACCGCATTACGCGTTGGCGGGATTTGCTGAAGCGAATGAAGCAGGAAGGATTTTTGCCGTGA